In Simplicispira sp. 125, one DNA window encodes the following:
- a CDS encoding YbfB/YjiJ family MFS transporter, which yields MHECSSPAPAPGGRVVWLALALSLGAAVSLGITRFAYALLLPPMREDLGWSYTLAGGMNTINALGYLLGALATPLLLRRYAPGPLLLAGAVLATLFMGSCGFFLDAPSLLLQRLLAGVASALIFIAGGLMAARLGALDAPRSGLLLGLYYGGTGWGISLSAFLVPAVLAAAPGPHNWTWAWWALALACAVATLGIVWPVRVLRRLDAAPAVAPVASAPGAPATLAPVAPRLFTVRAFAPALAGYAMFGVGYIGYMTFVVALLRTQGVGSGAITLFYALLGLAVVLSSRIWAGLLDRSRGGQALALLSGLLGLATVLPALTASWPVALASGLLFGGVFLSVVASTTALVRHNLPPSQWAVGISAFTIVFAAGQIMGPTVVGAIADGPGGLARGLVFSAGALWLGALLAWRQQALEG from the coding sequence ATGCACGAATGTTCTTCTCCCGCTCCGGCGCCGGGTGGCCGGGTGGTGTGGCTGGCCCTGGCGCTTTCGCTGGGGGCTGCGGTGTCGCTGGGGATTACGCGCTTTGCCTACGCGCTGCTACTGCCGCCGATGCGCGAAGACCTGGGCTGGTCGTACACGCTGGCGGGGGGCATGAACACGATCAATGCGCTGGGCTACCTGCTGGGCGCTCTGGCCACGCCGCTGCTGCTGCGGCGCTATGCCCCCGGGCCGTTGCTGCTGGCCGGGGCTGTGCTGGCCACGCTGTTCATGGGCTCGTGCGGTTTCTTTCTGGATGCGCCTTCGCTGCTTTTGCAGCGCTTGCTGGCGGGGGTGGCCAGCGCGCTGATCTTTATTGCCGGCGGGCTGATGGCTGCGCGCCTGGGGGCACTGGATGCCCCACGCAGCGGCTTGCTGCTGGGGCTGTACTACGGTGGTACGGGTTGGGGGATCAGCCTGTCAGCATTCTTGGTGCCCGCGGTGCTGGCGGCCGCCCCTGGCCCGCACAACTGGACCTGGGCCTGGTGGGCGCTGGCGCTGGCCTGCGCTGTGGCCACGCTGGGCATTGTGTGGCCGGTGCGCGTGCTGCGCCGCCTGGACGCCGCGCCCGCCGTGGCGCCGGTCGCTTCAGCCCCCGGCGCGCCTGCAACGCTTGCGCCTGTTGCGCCACGGCTGTTTACGGTGCGGGCCTTTGCCCCGGCGCTGGCGGGTTATGCCATGTTTGGCGTGGGCTATATCGGCTACATGACCTTTGTCGTGGCGCTGCTGCGCACGCAGGGTGTGGGCAGCGGGGCCATCACGCTGTTTTATGCGTTGCTGGGGCTGGCGGTGGTGCTGTCGTCGCGCATCTGGGCCGGTCTGCTCGACCGCAGCCGGGGCGGACAGGCGCTGGCTTTGCTGAGCGGCCTGCTGGGGCTGGCCACGGTGCTGCCGGCCTTGACGGCCTCGTGGCCGGTGGCACTCGCCTCGGGCCTGCTGTTTGGCGGGGTGTTTTTGTCGGTCGTCGCTTCGACCACGGCCCTGGTGCGGCACAACCTGCCGCCCTCGCAGTGGGCGGTCGGTATCAGTGCGTTCACCATTGTTTTTGCGGCCGGGCAGATCATGGGGCCCACGGTGGTCGGCGCGATTGCCGACGGCCCGGGCGGGCTGGCACGCGGGTTGGTGTTTTCGGCCGGGGCGTTGTGGCTGGGCGCGCTGCTGGCGTGGCGCCAGCAGGCGCTGGAGGGGTAA
- the gstA gene encoding glutathione transferase GstA: protein MKLYYSPGACSMSPHIVLHEAGLPHEAIAAPTKTHKLPDGTDFYTINPLGYVPFLVLDDGRTLREGPAIVQYLADLVPDKQLAPPAGSFERYQLQEWLTFIGTELHKGFSPLFGGNANEEYKTAVKERLLGRLAWVDAQLAGRDYLMGGQFTVADAYLFTVSGWPRVVGMDLAHLPHLTAYRKRVGERPAVVATMKAEGLIA, encoded by the coding sequence ATGAAGCTGTACTACTCTCCCGGCGCCTGTTCTATGTCACCGCACATCGTTCTGCACGAAGCGGGCTTGCCGCACGAAGCCATCGCCGCGCCCACCAAGACACACAAGCTACCGGACGGCACCGACTTCTACACGATCAACCCCCTGGGCTACGTGCCTTTCCTCGTGCTCGACGATGGCCGCACCCTGCGCGAAGGCCCGGCCATCGTGCAGTACCTGGCCGACCTGGTGCCTGACAAGCAGCTCGCCCCGCCCGCGGGAAGTTTCGAGCGCTACCAACTGCAGGAATGGCTGACCTTTATCGGCACCGAACTGCACAAGGGCTTCTCACCCCTGTTTGGCGGCAACGCGAACGAGGAATACAAGACCGCCGTCAAAGAGCGCCTGCTGGGCCGCCTGGCCTGGGTTGATGCGCAACTGGCCGGGCGCGACTACCTGATGGGCGGCCAGTTCACCGTGGCCGACGCCTACCTGTTCACCGTGAGCGGCTGGCCGCGCGTGGTGGGCATGGATCTGGCCCACCTCCCCCACCTCACCGCCTACCGCAAGCGTGTGGGCGAGCGCCCCGCCGTCGTGGCGACCATGAAAGCCGAAGGCCTGATCGCATAA
- a CDS encoding LysR family transcriptional regulator yields the protein MSRLNFHHLHYFWAVAKEGNLTRAATHLHVSQSALSAQIRQLEEQLGQPLFARVGRSLQLTEAGQLALGYAESIFASGNELMALMREGHRDERQVLRIGAVATLSRNFQENFLHPLLERDDVELVLHSGNLLELLARLRVHTLDLILSNQRVHASTDNPWRCQRIARQPVSLVGKARPGAKPFRFPQDLADTPLLLPGRDNDIRAAFDLMCEQRGIRYRLRAEVDDMALMRLLARDSDSIALLPSVVVQDELRSGRLVEYGVVPDLYENFYAISVRRHFEPPLLKALLQRPEAVVLGTTAAQPMD from the coding sequence GTGTCGCGCCTCAACTTCCACCACCTGCACTACTTCTGGGCCGTCGCCAAAGAGGGCAACCTCACGCGCGCAGCCACGCACCTGCATGTCTCGCAATCGGCGCTGTCGGCGCAGATCCGGCAGCTCGAAGAACAGCTCGGCCAGCCGCTGTTTGCGCGCGTGGGCCGCAGCCTGCAGCTGACCGAGGCAGGGCAGCTCGCGCTGGGCTATGCCGAGTCGATTTTTGCCTCGGGCAACGAGCTCATGGCGCTCATGCGCGAGGGCCACCGTGACGAGCGCCAGGTGCTGCGCATCGGGGCTGTAGCCACGTTGTCGCGCAATTTTCAAGAGAACTTTTTGCATCCGCTGCTCGAACGCGATGACGTCGAGTTGGTGCTGCACTCGGGCAACCTGCTGGAGTTGCTGGCCCGCCTGCGCGTGCACACGCTGGACCTGATCTTGTCAAACCAGCGCGTGCACGCGAGCACCGACAACCCCTGGCGCTGCCAGCGCATCGCGCGCCAGCCCGTGAGCCTGGTGGGCAAGGCGCGGCCTGGCGCCAAACCCTTTCGCTTTCCACAAGACCTGGCCGATACGCCGCTGCTGCTGCCCGGGCGTGACAACGACATCCGCGCCGCGTTCGACCTGATGTGCGAGCAGCGCGGCATCCGCTACCGGCTGCGCGCCGAGGTGGACGACATGGCGCTGATGCGCCTGCTGGCGCGCGACTCCGACAGCATCGCCCTGCTGCCCAGCGTGGTGGTGCAAGACGAACTGCGCAGCGGCCGCCTGGTGGAATACGGCGTGGTGCCCGATTTGTACGAAAACTTCTACGCCATCTCGGTGCGCCGGCACTTCGAGCCTCCGCTGCTCAAGGCCCTGCTGCAGCGGCCCGAGGCGGTGGTGCTGGGAACCACAGCAGCGCAGCCCATGGACTGA
- a CDS encoding NADH-quinone oxidoreductase subunit L, with amino-acid sequence MAGFFSVSSADLPLWHAALVGAPALWAGLAAALVAGVARKDTSPVVAWRIAGVASLAALVAAGLGLLAVALGSAGVGYGVRADVVGALVMLLVAFVGWVIVRYSQTYLQGERRELHYVRWLLATLATVLVVVATDHLLVLALAWTATSLTLHHLLIFFGDRPAAVVAAHKKFIVARLADVCMLGATALLWVAYGTPHIHAMLAQAADAPLPGSVQLAVVLLACTAVLKCAQLPFHGWLIQVMEAPTPVSALLHAGIVNLGGFVLLRFAPLVSEVPAAQTLLVVAGAATAVLAALVMTTRISIKVMLAWSTCAQMGFMLMQCGLGAWDMALLHLLAHSLYKAHAFLGAGGAVRRAQLVQLTPQAPACGLGATLVGAVTGMAMVLVAGALWSLWMPGLVASPAMWVLAGVVSLALTPLVRAQAQSASWIALAGAALCVALTYFGLHVLLGGWLGMPAPQPVTALWVGAALAFVVLFVLQSVVTLAPGGVLAQRLYPWFYGGLFLDEKFNSLAFALWAPPTPARQATALPMLSVVAAPPAHLHPAASGVTP; translated from the coding sequence ATGGCTGGATTTTTTTCGGTGAGCAGTGCGGACTTGCCCCTGTGGCACGCCGCGCTGGTGGGGGCCCCGGCGCTGTGGGCCGGGCTGGCGGCAGCGCTGGTGGCTGGCGTGGCCCGCAAAGACACAAGCCCGGTGGTGGCCTGGCGCATCGCAGGTGTGGCCAGCCTGGCTGCTCTGGTGGCTGCGGGTTTAGGCCTGCTGGCGGTGGCGCTGGGCTCGGCAGGCGTGGGCTACGGGGTCCGCGCCGATGTGGTCGGGGCACTGGTCATGCTGCTGGTGGCTTTTGTGGGCTGGGTCATCGTGCGCTACTCGCAGACCTACCTGCAGGGCGAACGGCGCGAGCTGCACTACGTGCGCTGGCTCCTGGCCACGCTGGCCACGGTGCTGGTGGTGGTGGCCACCGACCATCTGCTGGTGCTGGCCCTGGCCTGGACGGCCACCAGCCTCACGCTGCACCACCTGCTGATTTTCTTTGGTGACCGACCGGCGGCGGTGGTGGCCGCGCACAAGAAGTTCATCGTGGCGCGCCTGGCCGATGTGTGCATGCTGGGTGCCACGGCGCTGCTGTGGGTGGCTTATGGCACGCCGCACATCCACGCCATGCTGGCGCAGGCTGCGGACGCGCCCCTGCCAGGATCGGTGCAACTGGCCGTGGTGCTGCTGGCATGTACGGCGGTGCTCAAATGTGCGCAACTGCCGTTCCATGGCTGGCTCATCCAGGTGATGGAGGCGCCCACGCCGGTATCGGCCCTGCTGCATGCGGGCATCGTGAACCTGGGCGGCTTTGTGTTGCTGCGTTTTGCCCCGCTGGTGTCTGAGGTGCCTGCTGCGCAAACCCTGCTGGTGGTGGCTGGTGCAGCCACGGCCGTATTGGCGGCGCTGGTGATGACGACGCGCATCAGCATCAAGGTGATGCTGGCCTGGTCCACCTGTGCGCAGATGGGTTTCATGCTGATGCAGTGCGGCCTGGGGGCCTGGGACATGGCGCTGCTGCACCTGCTGGCGCACTCGCTCTACAAGGCACATGCCTTTTTGGGCGCAGGCGGTGCCGTGCGGCGTGCGCAACTGGTGCAGCTGACGCCGCAGGCGCCAGCCTGCGGGCTGGGCGCGACGCTGGTGGGTGCTGTCACCGGCATGGCCATGGTGCTTGTCGCCGGTGCTCTGTGGAGCCTGTGGATGCCGGGTTTGGTGGCATCGCCTGCGATGTGGGTGCTGGCGGGTGTGGTGTCGCTGGCGCTTACGCCCCTGGTGCGGGCGCAAGCACAAAGCGCCTCGTGGATCGCGTTGGCGGGTGCTGCGCTGTGTGTGGCGCTGACGTATTTCGGACTGCATGTGCTGCTGGGCGGTTGGCTGGGTATGCCAGCGCCGCAGCCGGTGACCGCACTCTGGGTGGGCGCTGCGCTGGCTTTTGTCGTCCTGTTCGTGTTGCAGTCGGTCGTCACCCTGGCCCCAGGAGGGGTGCTGGCGCAGCGCCTGTACCCGTGGTTCTACGGCGGGCTGTTCCTGGATGAAAAGTTCAACAGCCTGGCCTTTGCGCTGTGGGCACCGCCTACACCTGCGCGGCAGGCCACCGCTTTGCCCATGCTGTCCGTGGTGGCTGCCCCGCCCGCACACCTGCATCCCGCCGCCTCTGGAGTGACACCATGA